A genomic segment from Hoeflea prorocentri encodes:
- the thiD gene encoding bifunctional hydroxymethylpyrimidine kinase/phosphomethylpyrimidine kinase: MTVANILAIAGSDPSGGAGIQADLKTIQANGGYGMAVITALTAQNTKGVSGIHEVPAAFVEQQIMTILKDIRIDAIKIGMLAKADIIRAVAGCLDHLTGVPVVLDPVCVATSGARLIAPDAIDAMKTELLPKADILTPNIPEAGELLNRIAPRDRNDMEQAAKRLLKLGPNAVLLKGGHLKGNICSDVLAGSEGLSWFEDARIATPNTHGTGCTLSSAIATQLPVKTALSEAVGAARDYLRGAIMHGHMLSVGRGHGPVCHGWRQRQSGDTHDAASTEDA; the protein is encoded by the coding sequence ATGACTGTTGCGAATATTCTGGCTATTGCCGGCTCCGATCCGTCCGGCGGCGCCGGCATCCAGGCCGACCTGAAGACAATTCAGGCCAATGGCGGCTACGGCATGGCCGTCATCACGGCGCTCACGGCCCAGAACACAAAGGGCGTTTCCGGCATTCACGAGGTTCCCGCCGCTTTCGTCGAACAGCAAATCATGACCATCCTCAAGGATATCCGTATCGACGCGATCAAGATCGGCATGCTGGCAAAAGCCGACATCATCCGCGCGGTCGCCGGATGTCTCGACCACCTGACCGGCGTGCCGGTTGTCCTTGATCCTGTTTGTGTCGCCACAAGCGGTGCGAGATTGATTGCCCCTGACGCCATCGACGCAATGAAAACAGAGCTTTTGCCGAAGGCAGACATTCTGACGCCGAATATCCCGGAGGCCGGAGAACTTTTGAACCGCATCGCGCCGCGAGACCGGAACGACATGGAGCAAGCGGCAAAACGGCTTTTGAAACTCGGGCCAAACGCGGTGTTGCTGAAAGGCGGCCATCTCAAGGGAAACATCTGCAGCGATGTTCTCGCCGGCTCGGAAGGTCTTTCCTGGTTCGAAGACGCACGGATCGCCACGCCAAACACCCACGGAACCGGCTGCACCCTGTCGTCCGCAATTGCAACGCAGCTTCCGGTCAAGACAGCCCTGTCGGAAGCCGTGGGCGCGGCCCGGGACTATCTTCGCGGCGCAATCATGCACGGCCATATGCTATCCGTCGGCCGAGGCCATGGCCCGGTTTGTCACGGTTGGCGGCAGCGACAGTCAGGAGACACGCATGACGCCGCAAGCACTGAAGATGCCTAA
- a CDS encoding FAD-dependent oxidoreductase: protein MTSDPLLQPYRLKHLTLKNRVMITSHEPAYPEDGMPKERYRAYHEERARAGVALTMTAGSAAVSKDSPPVFNNVLAYKDEVVPWIRELTDACHDHGCAVMIQLTHLGRRTGWNKGDWLPSVSSSRHREPAHRAFPKLIEDWDIERIIGDFADAAERMKAGGMDGIELQVYGHLLDQFWSPLSNDLDGPYGADTLENRLRFPLDVLGAVRERVGDDFIVGFRYTADEVQKGGITAEEGIEISKRLADTGQVDFLNVIRGRIHTDPAMTDVIPVQGMRNAPHLDFAGEVRKATGMPVFHAAKIPDIATARHAIASGLLDMVGMTRAHIADPHLVRKVMEGREDDIRPCVGATYCLDRIYQAGEALCMHNAATGRELTMPHEIEPAETKRKIVIVGAGPGGLEAARVAAERGHEVVVFEAAPDPGGQVRLTARSPRRREMISIIDWRMAQCSARGVVFHFNTWAEADHITAENPDVVIMATGGMPNTQLFEQAGEKANVVTSWDLISGDVKPAGSVLIYDESGDHPGLQAAEIAAEAGSTVEIMTPDRVFAPDIMGMNLVPYMRALQDKDVTFTVTRRLLDVRREGNKLTALIGTDYSDHTDEALYDQVVLNYGTLPLDELYFELKPMSSNLGAVDYDALIGGRPQALQRNRDGVFQLFRIGDAVSARNTHAAIYDALRLVKDL from the coding sequence ATGACGTCCGACCCTTTGCTGCAGCCCTACCGGCTCAAACACCTGACGCTGAAAAACCGGGTCATGATCACCAGCCACGAGCCGGCCTATCCGGAAGACGGCATGCCGAAGGAGCGGTACCGGGCCTATCACGAGGAACGGGCGCGGGCGGGCGTCGCCCTGACGATGACTGCCGGATCGGCTGCGGTATCGAAAGACAGCCCGCCGGTCTTCAACAATGTCCTTGCCTATAAGGACGAGGTGGTCCCGTGGATCCGGGAGCTAACGGACGCCTGCCATGACCATGGCTGTGCGGTGATGATCCAGCTGACCCATCTTGGTCGCCGCACCGGCTGGAACAAGGGGGACTGGCTGCCGTCGGTCTCATCCTCTCGCCATCGCGAGCCGGCGCACCGCGCCTTTCCCAAGCTCATCGAAGACTGGGACATCGAACGCATTATCGGCGATTTCGCCGATGCGGCGGAGCGCATGAAGGCCGGCGGCATGGACGGGATCGAGTTGCAGGTTTACGGCCATTTGCTCGACCAGTTCTGGTCGCCGCTCTCCAATGATCTTGACGGCCCCTATGGCGCGGACACGCTGGAAAACCGCCTGCGCTTTCCTTTGGATGTGCTGGGGGCGGTGCGCGAGCGGGTGGGTGACGATTTCATCGTCGGGTTTCGCTATACGGCCGACGAGGTGCAAAAGGGCGGGATTACCGCCGAGGAAGGGATCGAGATATCGAAAAGACTTGCCGATACCGGGCAGGTGGATTTTCTCAACGTGATCCGCGGGCGGATCCATACCGATCCGGCGATGACCGATGTCATCCCGGTCCAGGGCATGCGCAACGCGCCACATCTGGACTTTGCCGGCGAGGTCAGGAAAGCGACCGGTATGCCGGTGTTCCATGCTGCCAAAATCCCCGATATCGCAACGGCGCGCCATGCCATCGCGTCAGGCCTTCTCGATATGGTCGGCATGACGCGGGCGCATATTGCCGATCCGCATCTGGTCAGGAAAGTTATGGAAGGCCGCGAGGACGATATCCGGCCCTGCGTCGGCGCGACGTACTGTCTGGACCGGATTTATCAGGCGGGCGAGGCGCTGTGCATGCACAATGCCGCCACCGGCCGGGAACTCACGATGCCGCACGAGATCGAGCCAGCGGAGACGAAGCGGAAGATCGTCATCGTCGGGGCCGGGCCGGGCGGGCTGGAAGCCGCTCGCGTTGCGGCCGAGCGTGGCCACGAGGTCGTCGTTTTCGAGGCGGCGCCGGATCCCGGCGGGCAGGTCCGGCTGACCGCGCGATCGCCAAGACGGCGGGAGATGATCTCTATCATCGACTGGCGCATGGCCCAGTGCTCCGCGCGGGGTGTCGTCTTCCATTTCAACACATGGGCCGAGGCCGATCACATCACCGCGGAAAACCCTGATGTCGTGATCATGGCCACCGGCGGTATGCCCAATACGCAGCTTTTCGAGCAGGCGGGTGAAAAGGCCAATGTCGTGACAAGCTGGGATTTGATTTCCGGCGATGTCAAACCGGCCGGCAGCGTTCTGATTTATGATGAAAGCGGCGATCATCCGGGACTTCAGGCCGCCGAAATCGCCGCCGAGGCCGGGTCGACGGTCGAAATCATGACGCCGGACCGGGTGTTCGCCCCCGATATTATGGGTATGAATCTCGTGCCCTATATGCGCGCCCTGCAGGACAAGGACGTGACATTCACGGTGACCCGCCGGCTTCTGGATGTGCGCCGCGAGGGCAACAAGCTGACCGCGCTGATCGGTACGGATTATTCTGATCATACCGATGAGGCACTGTACGATCAGGTGGTGCTCAATTATGGCACGTTGCCACTGGACGAACTCTATTTTGAGCTCAAGCCGATGAGCTCGAACCTTGGTGCAGTGGACTATGACGCGCTGATCGGCGGGCGGCCGCAGGCGTTGCAACGCAACAGGGATGGTGTCTTCCAGCTTTTCCGGATCGGCGATGCGGTGTCTGCCCGCAACACCCATGCCGCCATCTATGACGCCTTGCGGCTGGTGAAAGACCTTTGA
- a CDS encoding FAD-dependent oxidoreductase, which produces MSAFRHIFKPAQLRHKTLRNRIVFGAHTTNMAEDGYPVARHTEYYRERAIGGAGMIVVEPMPVHAAAVLTRGNFRHSDDSIIPLFRKVTEAIKDNGAVAIQQLYHVGQHGDADNSFHANWSPSGRPSYHDSDGSHTMTGLEIEETIDGFVQAARRCKEAGFDGVEVWAAYHSFIDQFWTPWSNRRDDRWGGSLENRTRISREIIDRIRRLCGEDFIVGLAVSDEPDVDVMLSRESIAEIVALHDRTQDVDYVTCGVGGYFDFYKLMPTFLYPEKMGTDLSQILKASVSHALVTAEAHIRTPENAETVLGEGLSDLVSIVRGQIADPHLAAKAEEGRPEDIRGCLSCNQMCWGRRSRDYWISCVVNPSAGREWEWGGDRFSPTETPKNVLVVGGGPAGLEAARVAAERGHQVVLAEAGHRLGGAFALAGKQPRRAQIADLIAWYERQLAKLGVNVRLNSFVEADDVAAHGADTVILATGSLPADTGFQKALPQFDDLPGLASGNVFSAEAVMAGEARPGKRVIVLDEGGNWKGCGTAWKLAEDGHDVTMVTPDALIGKELQRTAADFPLRRALSRLGAEFIVESAILEWTAGGARVVSLLTGEERMIEADTLVTATTNVAFDSLACELAERGIAFTAIGDGVAARQAPYAIHDGRRVALEI; this is translated from the coding sequence TTGAGCGCGTTCCGTCATATCTTCAAGCCGGCGCAACTGCGCCACAAGACTTTGCGCAACCGGATCGTCTTCGGCGCCCACACAACCAACATGGCTGAGGACGGCTACCCTGTGGCGCGGCATACAGAATATTATCGGGAGCGGGCGATCGGCGGGGCGGGGATGATCGTGGTCGAGCCGATGCCGGTGCATGCGGCAGCCGTTCTGACACGCGGCAATTTCCGTCACAGCGACGACAGTATCATTCCGCTTTTTCGCAAGGTGACCGAGGCGATCAAGGACAACGGGGCGGTCGCCATCCAGCAGCTTTATCATGTCGGCCAGCATGGCGATGCCGACAATTCTTTTCACGCCAACTGGTCGCCGTCGGGACGGCCGAGCTACCATGACAGCGATGGCAGCCACACGATGACCGGGCTGGAAATCGAGGAAACCATCGACGGTTTTGTCCAGGCGGCCCGCCGTTGCAAGGAAGCCGGATTTGACGGTGTCGAGGTATGGGCCGCTTATCATAGTTTCATCGATCAGTTCTGGACCCCCTGGTCGAACCGGCGTGACGATCGATGGGGCGGCAGCCTTGAAAACCGCACACGGATTTCGCGCGAAATCATCGACCGTATCCGCCGCCTGTGCGGAGAGGATTTCATTGTCGGTCTCGCCGTCAGCGACGAGCCCGACGTGGATGTGATGCTGTCGCGTGAATCGATTGCCGAGATCGTGGCGCTGCACGACCGGACGCAGGACGTTGACTATGTGACCTGCGGCGTCGGCGGTTATTTCGATTTCTACAAGCTGATGCCGACCTTCCTCTATCCGGAAAAGATGGGGACTGATCTGTCGCAAATCCTGAAGGCTTCGGTCAGCCATGCGCTGGTGACCGCCGAGGCCCATATCCGTACGCCGGAAAATGCCGAAACCGTTTTGGGCGAAGGTCTGAGCGATCTCGTCTCTATCGTGCGCGGGCAGATCGCCGATCCGCATCTCGCCGCCAAGGCTGAAGAGGGTCGCCCGGAGGACATTCGCGGTTGTCTGTCCTGCAACCAGATGTGCTGGGGGCGGCGATCGCGCGACTACTGGATATCCTGCGTCGTCAACCCGTCTGCCGGGCGTGAATGGGAATGGGGCGGTGACCGGTTCAGCCCGACAGAAACACCGAAAAATGTGCTGGTTGTCGGCGGCGGCCCGGCGGGTCTCGAAGCCGCCCGCGTTGCCGCTGAGCGTGGCCACCAAGTTGTGCTTGCGGAGGCGGGTCACCGGCTCGGCGGTGCCTTCGCGCTTGCCGGGAAGCAACCGCGCCGGGCGCAGATCGCCGATCTGATCGCCTGGTATGAGCGGCAACTGGCGAAGCTTGGTGTTAATGTGCGCCTCAACAGCTTTGTCGAGGCAGATGACGTGGCCGCGCATGGAGCTGATACAGTCATTCTTGCCACGGGCTCGCTGCCCGCCGACACCGGTTTCCAGAAGGCACTGCCGCAGTTCGACGACCTGCCCGGCCTGGCAAGCGGCAATGTCTTTTCCGCCGAAGCCGTGATGGCCGGCGAGGCCCGGCCGGGCAAACGCGTCATCGTTCTCGACGAGGGCGGCAACTGGAAAGGTTGCGGTACGGCCTGGAAATTGGCTGAAGATGGTCATGACGTCACGATGGTCACGCCGGATGCGCTGATCGGCAAGGAGCTGCAGCGCACAGCCGCCGATTTCCCGCTGCGGCGCGCCTTGAGCCGTTTGGGCGCTGAGTTCATCGTCGAAAGCGCGATCCTTGAATGGACAGCGGGCGGCGCGCGGGTCGTGTCCCTGCTAACCGGTGAAGAGCGGATGATCGAAGCGGACACCTTGGTCACCGCGACAACCAATGTGGCATTCGATTCGCTGGCGTGTGAGCTTGCAGAACGCGGCATTGCTTTCACGGCCATCGGCGATGGCGTTGCGGCCCGGCAGGCGCCCTATGCGATCCACGATGGGCGGCGGGTGGCGCTGGAGATATAG
- a CDS encoding Ldh family oxidoreductase — translation MMMTTDDLERLLVEVLTAVGFSRKAAAALSRQTVFSEELGQHSVGVAHVFDYIDGLEAGRIDGAAEPEISDPAPTMIRIDGKGGLPQTGFDMVIDRLVSRAKELGMCAVLQNNATTCGSLGTYALRLSNAGLVCLAATNGPPLLAGSGSTKPVFCTNPMAFSTPQADGPPLLIDQSSSATAYVNIREAAERGEAIPAGWALDRDGKPTTDPKAALMGTLLSYGGSRGANMALMVEVLAAGLTGANWSLDAPSVFEGDQCPASGLFVLAIDPAVIDPDFPKRMSVQIQRLGKDYGVHIPGLAKAENRAHTLCGGIEVDDRAIERLRALTAD, via the coding sequence ATGATGATGACGACGGATGATTTGGAGCGCTTGCTCGTCGAAGTGCTGACCGCAGTGGGGTTTTCGCGCAAGGCTGCGGCTGCGCTTTCGCGCCAGACCGTGTTCAGCGAAGAGCTTGGCCAGCACAGCGTCGGCGTTGCGCATGTCTTTGATTATATTGACGGTCTTGAAGCAGGCCGCATCGACGGCGCGGCCGAGCCGGAGATAAGCGACCCGGCTCCGACTATGATCCGTATCGACGGCAAGGGCGGCCTGCCGCAGACGGGTTTCGATATGGTCATTGACCGTCTGGTGTCGCGGGCAAAGGAGCTCGGCATGTGCGCCGTGCTGCAGAACAACGCGACGACGTGCGGTTCGCTCGGCACCTATGCATTGCGGCTTTCGAATGCCGGTCTGGTCTGTCTTGCCGCCACCAACGGACCGCCGCTGCTCGCCGGGTCCGGCTCGACCAAGCCGGTCTTTTGCACCAATCCGATGGCGTTTTCGACACCACAGGCTGACGGGCCGCCTTTGTTAATCGATCAATCCTCCAGCGCCACGGCCTATGTTAATATTCGCGAGGCTGCCGAACGGGGCGAGGCAATCCCCGCCGGCTGGGCTCTCGACAGGGACGGCAAGCCGACGACGGACCCTAAGGCTGCGCTTATGGGCACGCTGCTTTCCTATGGTGGTTCGCGGGGCGCGAATATGGCGCTGATGGTAGAGGTTCTGGCGGCAGGTCTGACCGGCGCCAACTGGTCGCTCGATGCGCCGTCCGTGTTTGAAGGTGATCAGTGCCCGGCATCGGGCCTGTTTGTTCTTGCGATTGATCCGGCCGTAATCGATCCGGATTTTCCCAAGCGGATGAGCGTGCAGATCCAGCGCCTCGGGAAGGATTACGGCGTTCATATACCGGGCCTCGCCAAGGCTGAAAACAGGGCACACACGCTCTGCGGCGGAATTGAAGTCGATGACCGCGCGATCGAGCGCCTTCGTGCGCTTACGGCAGATTAG